In Gammaproteobacteria bacterium, one DNA window encodes the following:
- the glgC gene encoding glucose-1-phosphate adenylyltransferase, with amino-acid sequence MDYHNEPQHASESQVEHKNDSHFHSNISHDTLALILAGGRGSRLHQLTDWRAKPAVPFGGKFRIIDFPLSNCVNSGFRRIGVVTQYKAQSLIRHIQHGWSFLDGRFKEFVELLPAQQRTADETWYQGTADAVFQNIDIMQRHDAKYVMILGGDHIYKMDYSKLLAEHIEKGADMTVACLEVPLEEATAFGVMGVDTAWQVTSFAEKPAHPAPIPGQPDKALVSMGIYVFNAKFLYQQLIRDHQTHDSSHDFGKDLIPYLVPRYHVFAHRFQHSCVNMAYDTIPYWRDVGTIDAYWEANVDLISVTPQLNLYDADWPIWTHQEQLPPAKFVFDDDNRRGQALDSSVSGGCIISGATVRRSLLFSNVKVNSFSSVEDSVILPDVVINRHARLRRVVVEKRCVIPEGLVVGYDAAEDRKRFYVTEKGITLITPEMLGQQIHEVC; translated from the coding sequence ATGGATTATCACAATGAACCGCAACATGCCAGTGAATCCCAAGTGGAGCACAAAAACGACAGCCACTTCCACAGCAACATTTCGCACGATACGCTGGCGCTGATACTGGCCGGGGGACGCGGCAGCCGCTTGCATCAACTGACGGACTGGCGCGCCAAACCGGCCGTTCCCTTTGGCGGCAAATTCCGCATCATCGATTTTCCGCTTTCCAATTGCGTCAATTCCGGTTTCCGGCGCATTGGCGTGGTGACGCAATACAAGGCACAGAGTCTGATCCGCCATATTCAGCATGGCTGGAGTTTTCTCGACGGACGCTTCAAGGAATTCGTCGAATTGCTCCCGGCGCAACAACGCACCGCCGACGAAACTTGGTATCAAGGCACCGCCGATGCGGTTTTTCAGAACATCGACATCATGCAACGTCACGATGCCAAGTACGTCATGATTCTGGGCGGCGATCACATCTATAAAATGGATTACAGCAAACTGCTGGCCGAGCATATCGAAAAAGGGGCGGATATGACGGTGGCTTGCCTGGAAGTTCCGCTAGAGGAAGCCACCGCTTTCGGCGTGATGGGCGTCGATACGGCCTGGCAAGTCACCAGCTTTGCTGAAAAACCGGCCCATCCGGCGCCGATACCCGGTCAACCGGATAAAGCGCTGGTCAGCATGGGCATTTATGTGTTCAACGCAAAATTCCTCTATCAGCAATTGATCCGCGATCATCAAACACACGATTCGTCGCATGATTTCGGCAAGGATTTGATTCCGTATCTGGTGCCGCGCTATCACGTCTTCGCGCACCGGTTTCAGCATAGCTGCGTTAATATGGCTTATGACACAATACCTTACTGGAGAGACGTGGGGACGATCGACGCTTACTGGGAAGCCAATGTCGATCTGATCAGCGTCACCCCGCAGCTCAATTTGTACGATGCCGACTGGCCCATCTGGACCCATCAGGAGCAGTTACCGCCGGCCAAATTCGTTTTCGACGATGACAATCGCCGCGGTCAGGCATTGGATTCGTCGGTGTCGGGCGGTTGCATCATCAGCGGCGCTACCGTGCGCCGTTCCTTGCTGTTCTCCAATGTCAAGGTCAACAGTTTCAGCTCGGTCGAGGATTCGGTCATCCTGCCGGATGTGGTGATTAACCGGCACGCGCGTCTGCGGCGCGTGGTCGTGGAAAAAAGGTGCGTCATTCCGGAAGGACTGGTGGTGGGATATGATGCCGCTGAAGACCGCAAGCGGTTTTATGTCACGGAGAAAGGCATCACATTGATCACGCCCGAAATGCTGGGACAGCAAATCCATGAAGTTTGCTGA
- the glgA gene encoding glycogen synthase GlgA, whose amino-acid sequence MPSSQELRVLFITSEVYPLCKTGGLGDVSAALPLALRALHNDVRLLLPGYPQVLAGVKYKSKVAEFSALPQFPPTNLLSARLSLSKTEHLPVFVVDCPGLYDRAGGPYMDEFGRDWPDNALRFGLLSKIGAILASDASPIAWRPHIAHCNDWQSGLTPAYLHFHPGKKAATLMTIHNLAFQGVFPPGSVVQLGLPPHSFAINGVEYYGNLSFLKAGLYYANQITTVSPNYAQEIQSEPLGFGLQGLLAARRRHLTGIINGIAVNEWDPANDPHLVKNYSSKKLADKAVNKSALQQHMELTVDADIPLFGVVSRLSHQKGIDVLIQIAPQLVKIPAQLVVLGSDQAQLEHQLTMLAQTHPGAIAVRIGFNEALSHLVEAGADAFLMPSRFEPCGLNQMYSQRYGTPPIVHTTGGLTDTVVDCTPQTLANGSASGFVFDTMSAEHLLAAIKRAVAAYHDKKTWQRLQKNGMAKDFSWHSSAAAYQRIYHSLIGKL is encoded by the coding sequence ATGCCGTCCTCGCAAGAACTGCGCGTTCTGTTCATCACATCCGAAGTCTATCCGCTGTGCAAAACCGGCGGTCTGGGCGACGTCAGCGCAGCGTTGCCGCTGGCCCTGCGCGCGCTGCATAACGATGTGCGGCTGCTGCTGCCGGGTTATCCGCAAGTGCTCGCCGGGGTTAAATACAAATCCAAAGTCGCCGAGTTCTCCGCATTGCCGCAATTTCCGCCCACAAACCTGCTGTCGGCGCGGCTATCGTTGAGCAAAACCGAACATCTGCCGGTCTTCGTCGTCGACTGTCCCGGATTGTACGATCGCGCAGGCGGGCCTTATATGGATGAGTTCGGGCGCGACTGGCCGGACAATGCGTTGCGCTTCGGCTTGCTGTCGAAAATCGGCGCCATTCTGGCGAGCGACGCCAGCCCGATCGCCTGGCGTCCACACATTGCGCATTGCAACGACTGGCAAAGCGGCCTCACTCCCGCTTACCTGCATTTTCATCCCGGCAAAAAAGCCGCCACGCTGATGACCATCCATAATCTCGCCTTTCAAGGCGTTTTCCCGCCCGGCAGCGTGGTGCAACTGGGATTGCCGCCGCACAGTTTCGCTATCAACGGCGTGGAATATTACGGCAACCTGTCGTTTCTTAAAGCCGGACTCTATTACGCGAACCAAATCACAACGGTCAGCCCCAACTACGCGCAGGAAATCCAATCCGAACCGTTGGGATTCGGCTTGCAAGGACTATTGGCGGCGCGCCGCCGCCACCTCACCGGCATCATCAACGGCATCGCCGTCAACGAATGGGATCCCGCCAACGATCCGCATCTGGTAAAAAACTACAGCAGCAAAAAACTCGCAGATAAAGCCGTCAACAAAAGCGCACTGCAACAGCACATGGAACTGACGGTGGATGCGGATATTCCGCTGTTCGGCGTGGTCAGCCGCCTGAGTCATCAAAAAGGCATCGACGTGCTGATCCAGATCGCGCCGCAACTGGTGAAAATCCCCGCGCAACTGGTCGTGCTCGGCAGCGACCAAGCGCAATTGGAACATCAGCTCACAATGCTGGCGCAGACGCATCCCGGCGCCATCGCGGTGCGCATCGGCTTTAACGAAGCGTTGTCGCATCTGGTCGAAGCCGGCGCGGATGCCTTCCTGATGCCGTCGCGCTTCGAGCCGTGCGGCTTGAATCAAATGTACAGCCAGCGCTACGGTACACCGCCCATCGTGCACACCACCGGCGGCCTGACCGATACTGTGGTCGATTGCACACCGCAAACTCTGGCCAACGGCAGCGCGAGCGGTTTCGTGTTCGACACGATGAGCGCGGAACACCTGCTCGCCGCAATCAAACGCGCGGTAGCGGCTTATCACGACAAAAAGACCTGGCAGCGCTTGCAGAAAAACGGCATGGCGAAGGATTTCAGCTGGCACTCCAGCGCAGCCGCTTATCAGCGGATTTACCATTCCCTGATAGGGAAGCTCTGA
- the pgi gene encoding glucose-6-phosphate isomerase, translating to MTSSLTQSPAWLALQAHHTSIAQQHLRDLFQQDPQRFEKFSLTLSDLLLDFSKQPIRQETVDLLLALARQQKLSDWIGRMFAGEKINSTEQRAALHIALRSEQPVHVDGIDVLPEVKRVLKQMERFSIAVHSGARKGYSGKMFTDIVNIGIGGSDLGPVMVTEALKPYRLNGIRPHFISNIDGAQLAETLRHLDPATTLFIIASKTFTTQETLTNAHSARRWFLEHGGSEADIAQHFVAVSTNRTAVEKFGIDPANMFEFWDWVGGRYSLWSAIGLPIALAIGMDNFYALLAGARAMDQHFATAPLEKNLPVMLGLIGIWQINFFATSSHAVLPYDQSLHRFPAYLQQLEMESNGKRITRDGEAVDYATGAVVWGEPGTNGQHAFYQLLHQGTQTVSADFLAPCQSHYPVGEHHRMLLANFFAQTEALMTGKNGREVRAELMAQGMSADAIEQLLPHKIFPGNRPTTSILFKKLDPQTLGALIALYEHKVFVQSVIWNINPFDQWGVELGKQLAGKILAELQPDGAVTSHDASTNGLINYFKAHR from the coding sequence ATGACGTCATCACTTACGCAATCACCGGCCTGGCTCGCTTTGCAAGCGCATCACACCAGCATAGCGCAACAGCATTTGCGCGACCTGTTCCAGCAGGATCCGCAACGCTTCGAAAAATTCTCATTGACACTGAGCGATCTGTTGCTCGATTTTTCCAAACAACCGATCCGGCAAGAAACGGTCGATCTGCTGCTGGCGCTGGCGCGGCAGCAAAAACTGAGCGATTGGATCGGACGCATGTTCGCCGGAGAAAAAATCAATTCGACCGAGCAGCGTGCGGCGTTGCATATCGCATTGCGCAGCGAGCAACCGGTTCATGTGGACGGCATCGACGTGCTGCCGGAAGTCAAACGCGTACTGAAGCAGATGGAGCGTTTCTCGATTGCGGTGCACAGCGGCGCGCGTAAAGGCTACAGCGGCAAGATGTTCACCGACATCGTCAACATCGGCATCGGCGGTTCGGACCTCGGCCCGGTGATGGTGACCGAAGCGCTAAAACCGTATCGCCTCAATGGTATCCGTCCGCATTTCATTTCCAACATCGACGGCGCGCAATTGGCTGAAACGCTGCGCCATCTCGACCCGGCGACGACGCTATTCATCATCGCATCGAAAACGTTCACCACGCAGGAAACGCTCACCAACGCGCATTCCGCGCGCCGATGGTTTCTTGAACACGGCGGCAGCGAAGCCGATATTGCCCAGCATTTTGTCGCGGTATCGACCAATCGCACCGCGGTGGAAAAATTCGGTATCGATCCGGCTAATATGTTTGAATTCTGGGATTGGGTCGGCGGGCGTTATTCGTTGTGGTCGGCGATCGGTTTGCCGATTGCGCTGGCCATCGGCATGGACAACTTTTATGCGTTGCTCGCCGGTGCGCGCGCCATGGATCAACACTTCGCCACCGCGCCACTGGAGAAAAACCTGCCGGTGATGCTCGGCTTGATCGGCATCTGGCAAATCAATTTTTTCGCCACATCATCACATGCGGTATTGCCGTACGACCAATCGCTGCACCGCTTTCCCGCTTATTTGCAGCAACTGGAAATGGAAAGCAATGGCAAACGTATCACGCGCGACGGTGAAGCGGTCGATTACGCCACCGGCGCGGTGGTTTGGGGCGAACCCGGCACCAACGGCCAGCATGCGTTTTATCAGCTGTTGCATCAGGGCACGCAAACCGTTTCCGCCGATTTTCTCGCACCTTGCCAAAGCCATTATCCGGTGGGTGAACATCACCGCATGCTACTGGCGAATTTCTTCGCACAAACGGAAGCGTTGATGACCGGCAAGAATGGACGGGAAGTCCGCGCCGAGCTTATGGCGCAGGGCATGAGCGCGGACGCCATTGAACAACTGCTGCCGCACAAGATTTTTCCCGGCAACCGTCCGACCACGTCGATTCTGTTCAAAAAGCTTGATCCACAAACGCTCGGCGCATTGATTGCGCTGTATGAACACAAAGTGTTCGTGCAAAGCGTGATTTGGAACATCAATCCGTTCGATCAATGGGGCGTGGAACTCGGCAAGCAACTGGCGGGAAAAATCCTAGCCGAACTGCAACCGGACGGTGCGGTGACTTCGCATGACGCGTCCACCAACGGTCTGATCAATTACTTCAAAGCACACCGCTGA
- a CDS encoding VOC family protein, with protein sequence MASPLIQPYLMFGGRCEEALEFYRTALGAQIDMLMRFSESPDPTPPGMLPPGFENKVMHAGFRIAGNVLMASDGCEVGTQFKGFSLSISVATEAEADRYFAALSDGGQVQMPLTKTFWSPRFGMLTDRFGIAWMINVVGNEHAA encoded by the coding sequence ATGGCCAGCCCTTTAATTCAACCGTACTTGATGTTCGGCGGGCGCTGCGAAGAAGCGCTCGAATTCTACCGCACCGCGCTCGGCGCGCAGATCGACATGCTGATGCGTTTCAGCGAAAGCCCCGACCCCACGCCGCCCGGCATGTTGCCACCCGGTTTTGAAAACAAAGTCATGCACGCCGGTTTCCGCATCGCCGGTAATGTGCTAATGGCTTCGGACGGCTGCGAAGTAGGAACGCAATTCAAAGGTTTCTCGCTGTCGATCTCGGTCGCCACCGAAGCCGAAGCGGACCGCTATTTCGCCGCATTATCCGATGGCGGCCAGGTGCAAATGCCGCTGACCAAAACCTTCTGGTCGCCGCGTTTCGGCATGCTCACCGACCGCTTCGGCATCGCCTGGATGATCAACGTCGTCGGCAACGAACACGCCGCATGA
- a CDS encoding glycoside hydrolase translates to MKQLNLVLLWHMHQPDYRDYVTNEFVLPWVYLHAIKDYTDMAYHLEMHPHTKAVVNFVPVLLDQLEDFSAQFSTGHIRSPLLRLLATPELEHISIQDRLYVFDSCFLSNHATMLQPYPAYKRLHELYQTFNRRSESELVYFSGQYLADLLVWYHLAWMGESVRRNNEFVMRLMAQSQEFSYENRLQLFNLIGELIKNLIPRYRKLAESGQIELSTTPHYHPLAPLLIDFASARDSQSDVALPEHHLYPGGRSRVAFHLSSAITSHTQRFNEKPVGVWPAEGALSAALLKIFAEQGCRWSASGEGVLANSLRASYPDAPLPDRNQYLYRPYRFDGETGQVICFFRDDQLSDLIGFEYSKWFGRDAAENFIQSLERIYNSTPPDENPVVSVILDGENAWESYPYNGFYFLEDLYSLLENHPHIRTTTYRNYIADAEKTNDIQSLPALAAGSWVYGTFSTWIGDKEKNRAWDMLCAAKHSFDLVMQSGRLSSEKKIEASRQLASCESSDWFWWFGDYNPAHSVASFDHLFRLNLVNLYRQLKLPVPPVLQESISKGNAHNNEASGTMRRSHNT, encoded by the coding sequence ATGAAACAATTAAATTTAGTTTTACTGTGGCACATGCACCAACCGGATTACCGGGACTATGTCACCAACGAATTCGTGTTGCCGTGGGTGTATCTGCACGCCATCAAGGATTACACCGACATGGCTTACCACCTGGAAATGCACCCGCACACCAAGGCGGTGGTCAATTTCGTACCGGTGCTGCTCGATCAACTGGAAGATTTCAGCGCGCAATTTTCCACCGGACATATTCGCAGCCCGTTGCTGCGCCTGCTCGCCACACCGGAGCTCGAACATATTTCCATCCAGGATCGTTTGTACGTGTTCGATAGCTGTTTTCTCAGCAATCATGCCACCATGTTGCAACCGTACCCGGCCTATAAACGCCTGCACGAGCTGTATCAGACATTCAACCGGCGCAGCGAAAGCGAACTGGTGTATTTTTCCGGGCAGTACCTGGCCGATTTGCTAGTGTGGTACCACCTGGCGTGGATGGGAGAAAGCGTCCGGCGCAATAATGAATTTGTCATGCGATTGATGGCGCAAAGCCAGGAATTCAGCTACGAAAACCGCTTGCAGCTTTTCAATCTGATCGGTGAATTGATCAAAAACCTGATTCCGCGTTACCGCAAACTCGCCGAATCCGGCCAGATCGAATTATCCACCACACCGCATTATCATCCGCTCGCGCCGTTACTGATCGATTTTGCATCCGCGCGGGACAGCCAGTCCGACGTCGCGCTGCCGGAGCATCATCTGTATCCGGGCGGACGTAGCCGCGTGGCGTTTCATCTGTCCTCGGCAATAACCAGCCACACGCAGCGTTTCAACGAAAAGCCCGTCGGCGTTTGGCCAGCTGAAGGCGCGTTATCGGCGGCGTTATTGAAAATTTTCGCCGAGCAAGGCTGCCGCTGGAGCGCCAGCGGTGAAGGCGTGCTGGCCAACAGCCTGCGCGCTTCTTATCCGGATGCGCCGTTACCGGACCGTAATCAATATCTGTACCGCCCGTACCGCTTCGACGGTGAAACCGGACAAGTCATCTGCTTTTTCCGCGACGATCAATTATCCGATTTGATCGGTTTCGAATATTCCAAATGGTTCGGACGCGATGCGGCGGAAAATTTTATCCAATCGCTGGAACGCATTTACAACAGCACACCGCCCGATGAGAATCCGGTGGTCAGTGTGATTCTGGATGGAGAGAACGCCTGGGAATCGTATCCTTACAATGGCTTTTATTTTCTCGAAGACCTCTACAGCTTGCTGGAGAATCATCCGCACATCCGCACCACGACCTATCGCAACTATATCGCCGATGCGGAAAAGACCAATGACATTCAATCATTACCGGCGCTGGCAGCCGGCAGCTGGGTGTACGGAACGTTTTCGACCTGGATCGGCGACAAGGAAAAGAACCGCGCCTGGGACATGCTATGTGCCGCAAAACACAGTTTCGATCTGGTCATGCAAAGCGGCCGCCTGAGCAGCGAAAAAAAGATCGAAGCCAGCCGGCAATTGGCATCCTGCGAAAGCTCCGACTGGTTCTGGTGGTTTGGCGATTACAATCCGGCACACTCGGTCGCCAGTTTCGATCATCTATTCAGATTGAACCTGGTAAACCTTTACCGCCAGCTCAAACTGCCGGTGCCGCCGGTGTTGCAGGAATCGATCAGCAAAGGCAATGCGCACAACAATGAAGCAAGCGGCACCATGCGGCGATCTCATAACACCTGA
- a CDS encoding cytochrome C, whose amino-acid sequence MKTRIAVLFALSAITLAACSSHPLEAPSPPAYVSPVPDDWPQAQAKKSQKKTDYLQSHQVAYDWFGNFAFSETDGIPYLVLKLLPKLAPELWGSEENFLDAVGLFIDERQKTFPAARGIGFSGLSRAEAQGNIDYASFTCGACHIGRVRLENGQIDYLDGGVNGSFNIVQYRVKAYQTLQKAYAGKTGDDRYAVLTQKLLDALDATHQQNPNYFYNNYQSAGRNFDADYEAAQIALFKKTAGQTVKKYAQRVEAEYEGFGALIAKNYPGLESAMIAGFPGMADATGLSAINGYIGLRSKPILKWFAGIVLPPEPGITDFMSVWEQDKRRASWDESHKRLINGGGQWNGNVPMPIYRNLVAMLTLGLEQTDVRVAAFAEELLDGLPASPYPFAVDVALAKKGQDLFTEHCADCHQPKNGKVYDNLGTSMKRAYVVGAILNYAARKELYGNCSPDTAIQLYGKDIKPCAEFDGVSLAGKKDLLMSPNSEHHGYNARPLSGVWAQAPYLHNGTVPTVYHLLVPDERPASFVKSRLDYDQKLLGFSWNSQQTSGKEEGYVFQTNAIPALSNKGHDKDIVEGKKTYRLNWSNDKDGAFAIIEYLKTL is encoded by the coding sequence ATGAAAACCCGGATCGCTGTTCTGTTTGCCCTGTCCGCCATCACCCTCGCCGCTTGTAGTTCGCATCCGCTGGAAGCGCCCTCGCCTCCGGCCTATGTCAGCCCGGTGCCGGATGACTGGCCGCAGGCGCAAGCCAAAAAATCACAGAAAAAAACGGACTATCTCCAGTCGCATCAAGTCGCTTACGACTGGTTCGGTAATTTTGCCTTCAGCGAAACCGACGGTATTCCTTATCTGGTCTTGAAACTGTTGCCGAAACTCGCGCCGGAACTGTGGGGCAGCGAAGAGAATTTTCTCGATGCAGTCGGCCTGTTCATCGACGAACGGCAAAAAACTTTCCCGGCCGCGCGCGGTATCGGTTTTAGCGGCTTATCCCGTGCCGAAGCGCAGGGCAACATCGACTACGCGTCGTTTACTTGCGGCGCCTGTCACATTGGCCGCGTGCGGCTGGAAAACGGTCAAATCGATTACCTCGACGGCGGCGTAAACGGCTCGTTCAATATCGTGCAGTACCGCGTCAAAGCGTATCAAACGCTGCAAAAAGCGTATGCGGGCAAAACCGGCGATGACCGCTACGCCGTGTTAACGCAGAAGCTGCTGGACGCATTGGATGCCACGCACCAGCAAAACCCGAATTACTTTTACAACAATTACCAGTCCGCGGGCAGAAACTTTGACGCGGATTACGAAGCGGCGCAGATCGCACTGTTCAAGAAAACCGCCGGGCAAACGGTGAAAAAATATGCGCAACGCGTCGAAGCCGAATACGAAGGCTTTGGTGCTCTGATCGCTAAAAACTACCCCGGTCTTGAATCCGCGATGATCGCTGGTTTTCCCGGCATGGCCGACGCCACCGGCTTGAGCGCGATCAATGGCTATATCGGTTTGCGCAGTAAACCCATATTGAAATGGTTTGCCGGTATCGTCCTGCCGCCGGAACCGGGCATTACCGATTTCATGTCGGTGTGGGAGCAGGACAAACGCCGCGCCAGCTGGGACGAAAGCCATAAACGGCTGATCAACGGCGGCGGGCAATGGAACGGCAATGTGCCGATGCCGATCTACCGCAATCTGGTCGCCATGCTGACACTGGGCTTGGAACAAACCGACGTGCGCGTCGCCGCATTCGCCGAGGAATTGCTTGATGGCCTACCCGCCAGCCCTTATCCTTTTGCAGTCGATGTTGCATTAGCTAAAAAAGGACAGGACTTATTCACCGAACATTGCGCCGATTGTCATCAGCCGAAAAACGGCAAGGTGTACGACAACCTTGGCACCAGCATGAAACGCGCTTACGTAGTCGGTGCGATATTGAATTACGCCGCACGCAAGGAGTTGTACGGCAACTGCTCGCCGGACACGGCCATTCAGTTGTACGGCAAAGACATCAAGCCTTGCGCCGAGTTTGACGGCGTCTCGCTGGCCGGTAAAAAAGACTTGCTGATGTCGCCCAACAGCGAACACCACGGCTACAATGCGCGGCCGTTGAGCGGTGTGTGGGCGCAAGCGCCGTATTTGCACAACGGCACGGTGCCGACGGTTTACCATCTGCTGGTACCGGACGAACGCCCGGCCAGTTTTGTCAAAAGCCGCCTCGATTACGACCAAAAACTGCTCGGTTTCTCCTGGAACTCGCAACAGACAAGCGGTAAAGAAGAAGGCTATGTGTTCCAGACCAACGCGATTCCCGCGTTGAGCAACAAAGGTCACGACAAGGATATCGTAGAAGGCAAGAAAACCTACCGCCTCAACTGGTCGAACGACAAGGACGGCGCATTTGCGATAATCGAGTATCTAAAAACTTTGTAA
- a CDS encoding DUF1926 domain-containing protein, whose translation MSQRVSLLFGVHAHQPVGNFPEVLEDAHLRCYKPFLQVLHRYPGFRFSVHFSGWLLDYLLQRFPADMELLHDMVARRQVELFGAGDTEPVLAVIPNRDRTGQIEAFSQKLAAKFGQRPQGAWLTERVWESTVVPALADCGIRYVTVDDYHFLCAGKTHEELNGYFTTEEDSHKLDLFPISEALRYKIPFSPVEETIAYLESLADQHTQHTTAAAIYFDDIEKFGIWPETYQWVYEKGWLERFIQGVLASDKISTQHYSEYHASEKTRGIVYLPTVSYIEMNEWTLPAQSANTYADLVQQAKTSGWYEHKKAFLRGGIWKNFFSRYPESNWMHKRMLSLSARLNALPEKQRTPLMQQKLYEAQANDAYWHGLFGGLYLPHLRRAVYNALVELEALLDACAPRPACFTADTDLDGVEEAYLHNGILQAVLKLDRFASVCEFDAYPLKHNFGDTLRCQVEHYYQKIHPSTRHSSNHATNGIASAHDRISYKHDISAEDIAPDDHPRSLFVDRLDGMFVTYRSLAAALENSHFESDNTAYPVHKLIMLDGNRLQVTYQFTAKPEQGFSTEINLAMPSCDGIGGRYIYQGKIPGGFGQWLELNNLTEIALDDDTLGGSVVLRTSHPVTLRARPHFSVSQSESGFEKIMQATMLLLEWPVTAPQLIVTLEIKAHAR comes from the coding sequence ATGTCACAACGTGTATCGCTACTTTTCGGTGTTCATGCACACCAACCCGTCGGCAATTTTCCCGAAGTGCTGGAAGACGCGCATTTGCGCTGCTACAAACCGTTCTTGCAAGTACTCCACCGCTACCCCGGTTTCCGTTTTTCCGTGCATTTCTCCGGCTGGCTGCTCGACTACCTGTTGCAGCGTTTCCCCGCCGATATGGAACTGCTGCACGACATGGTGGCGCGGCGGCAAGTGGAATTATTCGGTGCCGGAGATACCGAACCGGTGCTGGCGGTCATTCCCAACCGCGACCGCACCGGACAGATCGAAGCCTTCTCGCAGAAACTGGCGGCAAAATTCGGTCAACGCCCGCAAGGCGCATGGCTGACCGAGCGCGTGTGGGAATCCACCGTCGTTCCGGCGCTGGCGGATTGCGGCATCCGCTACGTCACCGTGGACGACTATCATTTTCTCTGCGCCGGGAAAACGCACGAAGAATTGAACGGTTATTTCACCACCGAAGAAGATTCCCATAAGCTCGACTTATTCCCGATTTCCGAAGCGCTGCGCTACAAAATTCCGTTTTCTCCAGTGGAAGAAACCATCGCCTACCTCGAATCGTTAGCCGATCAGCACACGCAGCACACCACCGCAGCCGCGATTTATTTCGACGACATCGAAAAATTCGGCATCTGGCCGGAGACTTACCAGTGGGTATACGAAAAAGGCTGGCTCGAGCGTTTCATTCAAGGCGTGCTGGCGTCGGATAAAATCAGCACGCAGCATTACAGCGAATACCACGCCAGTGAAAAAACCCGCGGCATCGTCTACCTGCCGACGGTTTCGTACATTGAAATGAACGAATGGACCCTGCCGGCGCAATCCGCCAACACCTACGCGGATCTGGTGCAACAAGCCAAAACCAGCGGCTGGTACGAACACAAGAAAGCATTCTTGCGTGGCGGCATCTGGAAAAACTTCTTTTCCCGCTACCCGGAATCCAATTGGATGCACAAGCGCATGCTGAGCCTGTCGGCGCGGTTGAACGCATTGCCGGAAAAACAGCGCACCCCGCTGATGCAGCAAAAACTGTACGAAGCGCAAGCCAACGATGCCTACTGGCACGGCCTGTTCGGCGGCTTGTACTTGCCGCATCTGCGCCGCGCCGTCTACAACGCCCTGGTTGAACTGGAAGCCTTGCTGGATGCTTGCGCGCCGCGTCCGGCCTGCTTCACTGCCGATACCGATCTGGACGGCGTGGAAGAAGCCTATCTGCACAATGGCATCTTGCAAGCCGTGTTGAAACTGGATCGCTTCGCCAGTGTCTGCGAGTTCGATGCTTACCCGCTGAAGCACAACTTCGGCGATACCCTGCGCTGCCAGGTCGAGCACTATTATCAGAAAATCCATCCGAGCACGCGCCATTCGTCGAATCACGCAACCAATGGCATCGCATCCGCGCACGATCGCATCAGCTACAAGCACGATATCAGCGCCGAAGATATCGCGCCCGACGATCATCCGCGCAGCCTGTTCGTCGATCGCCTGGACGGCATGTTCGTCACGTACCGGTCTTTGGCCGCGGCGCTGGAAAACAGTCACTTCGAATCGGACAACACAGCGTACCCGGTTCATAAGCTCATCATGCTGGACGGCAACCGCTTGCAGGTTACGTACCAATTCACCGCCAAACCGGAACAGGGTTTCAGCACCGAAATCAACCTAGCCATGCCGAGCTGCGATGGCATAGGCGGGCGTTATATCTATCAGGGAAAAATTCCCGGCGGTTTCGGCCAATGGCTGGAATTGAATAACTTGACGGAAATCGCCTTGGACGACGATACGCTGGGCGGCAGCGTGGTGCTCAGAACTTCCCATCCGGTCACGTTGCGCGCCCGTCCGCACTTTTCGGTGTCGCAATCCGAAAGCGGATTTGAGAAAATCATGCAAGCCACGATGCTGTTGCTGGAATGGCCGGTAACAGCACCGCAATTAATCGTCACACTGGAAATTAAGGCGCACGCGCGATAA